From the Harpia harpyja isolate bHarHar1 chromosome 16, bHarHar1 primary haplotype, whole genome shotgun sequence genome, one window contains:
- the SSH3 gene encoding LOW QUALITY PROTEIN: protein phosphatase Slingshot homolog 3 (The sequence of the model RefSeq protein was modified relative to this genomic sequence to represent the inferred CDS: inserted 2 bases in 2 codons; deleted 2 bases in 2 codons): MWAQPPQHGRVVPGARSRPGRGSGGGASWCGGGGGGGGVPGGGHGAGDRAAGGGSAGGPVVEDAPRRRQLQRRQSFVMVKGAALLLPAEEALEAEPPPAAPPGQAPGRQEQHLRLMMQLLRPQDAVRLAVRLESARPRRVRYLLVVRPEEVGAEGETALLGVDFAHEGAARCTLGMVLPLWSDTQVFLDGDGGFSVTSGGQTRIFKPISVQTMWAVLQELHRACEEASRGGHIPGGPALAWARGYAAALTSEQSCLNEWLAMADLESVRPASPPPLRPAAPELSEQAVRALLRDVMATADLESVTSKEVREELERRTGHSLAQHKDFIDNEMLLVLAQMDRPSRIFPHLYLGSEWNAANLEELQQNRVTHILNVAREIDNFFPALFTYMNVRVYDEETAQLLPHWNDTFLFLSRVRADGGRALVHCRMGLSRSAATVLAYAMKEFGWTLERALRHVRHCRPGVLPNPGFMRQLDFYQGILHASRHSSLWEPKAAAAEPAAQPEEGPEAPPGGEGGLSPLSSPPPPEEASSPGLLGTSRRPRISLCAVMRSISLLDSPEPPRCXGEPLAGEVFAAAEXTGGPPPGVRPSSRPRRVVRQASLDGGPAPACDHAPAGGHAPPAASCDHAPTHPPAP, encoded by the exons ATGTGGGCGCAGCCCCCACAACACG GCCGTGTCGTGCCCGGTGCCCGTTCCCGTCCGgggcggggcagcggcggcggcgcttcCTGgtgcggcgggggcggggggggggggggtgtaccgGGGGGGGGGCATGGCGCTGGTGACCGTGCGGCGGGCGGCGGTTCCGCCGGGGGACCGGTG GTGGAAGATGCACCCAGGCGCAGGCAGCTGCAGCGGCG gcagaGCTTCGTCATGGTCAAGGGGGCCGCTCTGCTGCTCCCCGCGGAGGAGGCGCTGGAGGCCGagccccccccggctgcacccCCAGGCCAGGCGCCGGGGCGGCAGGAGCAGCACCTGCGGCTCATGATGCAGCTTCTCCGTCCCCAGGACGCCGTCCGGCTG gcGGTGCGGCTGGAGTCGGCACGGCCGCGGCGGGTTCGGTACCTGCTGGTGGTTCGGCCGGAGGAGGTGGGAGCCGAG GGGGAGACGGCGCTGCTGGGTGTGGACTTCGCCCACGAGGG GGCCGCCCGCTGCACCCTGGGCATGGTGCTGCCCCTCTGGAGTGACACCCAGGTCTTCCTCGACGGCGATGG GGGGTTCAGCGTGACATCGGGGGGGCAGACCCGCATCTTCAAACCCATCTCTGTCCAGACCATGTG GGCcgtgctgcaggagctgcaccgCGCCTGCGAGGAGGCGTCCCGCGGCGGGCACATCCCCGGGGGTCCGGCGCTGGCCTGGGCCCGCGGCTACGCGGCGGCGCTGACCTCGGAGCAGAGCTGCCTCAACGAGTGGCTGGCAATGGCCGACCTCGAGTCGGTGCGCCCCGCCTCGCCCCCGCCCCTCCG GCCGGCGGCACCGGAGCTGTCGGAGCAGGCGGTGCGGGCGCTGCTGCGGGACGTGATGGCCACCGCCGACCTGGAGAGCGTCACCTCCAAGGAG GTGCGGGAGGAGCTGGAGCGGCGCACGGGGCACAGCCTGGCCCAGCACAAGGACTTCATCGACAACgagatgctgctggtgctggcgCAGATGGACCGGCCCTCCCGCATCTTCCCGCACCTCTACCTG GGCTCCGAGTGGAACGCGGCCAAcctggaggagctgcagcagaacCG GGTCACCCACATCCTGAACGTGGCGCGGGAGATCGACAACTTCTTCCCGGCGCTGTTCACCTACATGAACGTGCGGGTGTATGACGAGGAGACggcccagctcctgccccactGGAACgacaccttcctcttcctctcccgcGTCCG GGCCGACGGGGGCCGGGCGCTGGTGCACTGCCGCATGGGGCTGAGCCGCTCGGCGGCCACGGTGCTGGCCTACGCCATGAAGGAGTTCGGGTGGACCCTGGAGCGGGCGCTGCGGCACGTCCGGCACTGCCGCCCCGGCGTCCTGCCCAACCCCGGCTTCATGCGCCAGCTCGACTTCTACCAGGGCATCCTGCACGCCAG CCGGCACAGCAGCCTGTGGGAGCccaaggcggcggcggcggagccggcggcCCAGCCCGAGGAGGGCCCAGAAGCCCCCCCGGGGGGCGAGGGTGGCCTCTCCCCgctctcctccccaccacccccggAGGAGGCGAGCAGCCCGGGGTTGCTGGGAACCTCCCGGCGCCCCCGTATCTCG CTCTGCGCCGTCATGCGGAGCATCAGCCTGCTGGACTCCCCCGAGCCCCCGAGGT CGGGGGAGCCCCTCGCCGGGGAG GTGTTTGCGGCCGCGG GCACCGGGGGGCCCCCCCCGGGGGTACGGccctcctcccggccccgccgtgTGGTGCGCCAGGCCAGCCTGGACGGTGGCCCCGCCCCCGCCTGTGACCACGCCCCCGCGGGCGGCCACGCCCCACCTGCCGCCAGTTGTGACCACGCCCCCACTCACCCCCCTGCCCCCTAA
- the POLD4 gene encoding DNA polymerase delta subunit 4: protein MEQPRRITDSFPRRRRRPGRIPGGVKGRDCPRARPRAPPPSEEPPPSPPDQALLEMLRRFDLAWEYGPCTGITRLQRWERAQALGLSPPGPVRDALLEHWDNPDVIYSLWHEYGL from the exons ATGGAGCAGCCCCGGCGCATCACCGACTCCTTCCCGCGGCGGCGGAGACGACCGGGCCGAATCCCGGGCGGGGTGAAGGGCAGGGACTgtccccgggcccggccccgtgCCCCCCCGCCCTCCGAGGAGCCCCCGCCGTCCCCCCCGGACCAAGCTCTCCTGGAGATGCTCAGGCGCTTCGACCTCGCCTGGGAGTACGGACCCTGCACCG gtaTCACCCGCCTGCAGCGGTGGGAGCGGGCGCAGgcgctggggctgagccccccggGCCCCGTCCGTGACGCCCTCCTGGAACACTGGGACAACCCTGACGTCATCTACAG CCTCTGGCACGAGTACGGGCTCTGA
- the GLYATL3 gene encoding glycine N-acyltransferase-like protein 3 produces the protein MNINRGNPGQFEVVVDSWPDFGAVLARQSGEMPVDDCYRNMHGAFYRDVGAYRALLETPGCLRWDTAFHIFGLQEGVATVSQAIAGTKGIELEISDYYTYVHPDPSTMPEPRLDPDVRVGSVSPAHVDLLNETWTYGGNARSRRYLAEVLSRFPSLCLQDGTGQPVCWVLTDPFGTGAHGYTLPTHRRRGHMRAALALAARRAQARGFPTFGHTATGNLPMQRLQEELGHQRLPGLCHFVLHNPSLGRAGP, from the exons ATGAACATAAACCGGGGGAACCCGGGGCAGTTCGAGGTCGTGGTGGACTCGTGGCCCGACTTCGGCGCCGTGCTGGCGCGGCAGAGCGGAGAG ATGCCGGTGGATGACTGCTACAGGAACATGCACGGGGCTTTCTACCGGGATGTGGGTGCCTACCGGGCGCTGCTGGAGACCCCCGGCTGCCTGCGCTGGGACACCGCCTTCCACATCTTCG ggctgcaggagggggtGGCCACGGTGTCACAGGCCATCGCGGGGACCAAGGGGATCGAGCTGGAGATCTCCGATTACTACACCTACGTGCACCCCGACCCCAGCACCATGCCCGAACCCCG GCTGGACCCCGACGTACGGGTGGGTTCGGTGAGCCCGGCGCACGTGGATCTGCTGAACGAGACGTGGACGTACGGGGGCAACGCGCGCAGCCGGCGGTACTTGGCGGAGGTGCTGAGTCGCTTTcccagcctctgcctgcaggATGGGACCGGGCAGCCCGTCTGCTGGGTCCTGACCGACCCCTTCGGGACGGGGGCCCACGGCTACACCCTACCCACCCATCGCCGCCGTGGCCACATGCGGGCGGCGCTGGCCCTCGCCGCCCGTCGGGCGCAGGCCCGTGGCTTCCCCACTTTTGGGCACACGGCCACGGGCAACCTGCCCATGCAgcggctgcaggaggagctgggccaCCAACGACTGCCGGGGCTGTGCCACTTCGTCCTGCACaaccccagcctgggcagggccGGACCCTGA